The Sphingomicrobium sp. genome has a window encoding:
- a CDS encoding glycoside hydrolase family 172 protein, whose translation MGDRPEHAPDGGAEGRTRVRPLRALVAAAALISGAAGAQDLSDLSRYRAGEQTRWISPENRSGAKGAGGLENKGAKGHAFDTIAVGGSYVIADIRGAGTIDRMWMTIEDRSPEALRGLKLEMFWDGARTPAVSVPLGDFFLHGAGEMVAMETALFASPEGRSFVSYVPMPFRTGARIVITNESLKPVNLIFFDVNYRAVRAQAPDTLYFHAWWHRDRATKLGQDFAILPRVSGRGRFLGASVTVLTNPVYEKTWWGEGEVKIALDGDRSNAPSLVGTGTEDYIGTAWGQGASINRYQGAPIATWDDEGRWTFYRFHVPDPIWFHKDVQVSLQMIGGARKNIVQGLLAKGAPMIPVTIDPGSRNNFQKLLESGKRLDDPALPDGHTNYHRSDDVAAVAYFYLDRPDGQLPPIQPAAERMAAIRKPAEKK comes from the coding sequence ATGGGTGATCGGCCCGAGCATGCGCCCGACGGCGGCGCGGAGGGGCGAACGCGGGTGAGGCCGCTCCGAGCTTTGGTCGCGGCCGCGGCGCTCATCAGCGGGGCGGCGGGAGCCCAGGACCTATCCGACCTCAGCCGTTACCGCGCCGGCGAGCAGACGCGCTGGATCAGCCCCGAAAACCGGTCCGGGGCGAAAGGTGCGGGTGGGCTCGAGAACAAGGGCGCAAAGGGCCATGCGTTCGACACGATTGCTGTCGGCGGGTCCTACGTCATCGCGGACATCCGCGGTGCAGGCACGATCGACCGGATGTGGATGACCATCGAAGACCGGTCGCCGGAGGCATTGCGGGGTCTCAAGCTCGAGATGTTCTGGGACGGCGCGCGCACGCCGGCCGTGTCGGTACCGCTCGGCGACTTCTTCCTTCACGGCGCCGGCGAGATGGTGGCGATGGAAACCGCCCTCTTTGCCAGTCCCGAGGGCCGCTCGTTTGTATCCTACGTGCCGATGCCGTTTCGAACGGGGGCGCGGATCGTGATCACGAACGAGTCGCTGAAACCGGTCAACCTGATCTTCTTCGATGTGAATTACCGTGCGGTCCGGGCGCAGGCGCCGGACACGCTCTACTTCCATGCCTGGTGGCACCGCGACCGCGCGACGAAGCTTGGACAGGATTTCGCCATCCTGCCTCGGGTCAGCGGCAGGGGCCGCTTCCTGGGCGCAAGTGTCACCGTGCTCACGAACCCGGTCTATGAAAAGACCTGGTGGGGCGAGGGCGAGGTCAAGATTGCGCTCGACGGCGACCGCAGCAACGCGCCGTCGCTCGTCGGCACCGGCACCGAAGATTATATCGGCACCGCCTGGGGCCAGGGTGCCTCCATCAACCGCTACCAGGGCGCGCCGATTGCCACCTGGGACGATGAGGGACGGTGGACCTTCTACCGCTTCCACGTCCCCGACCCAATCTGGTTTCACAAGGATGTCCAGGTGTCGCTGCAGATGATCGGCGGCGCGCGGAAGAACATCGTCCAGGGCCTGCTCGCGAAGGGTGCGCCGATGATTCCGGTGACCATCGACCCGGGCTCGAGAAACAATTTCCAGAAGCTGCTGGAGAGCGGCAAGCGGCTCGACGATCCGGCGCTGCCCGATGGGCATACGAATTATCATCGCAGCGATGACGTAGCGGCCGTCGCTTATTTCTACCTCGATCGGCCGGATGGGCAGCTTCCTCCGATCCAGCCGGCCGCAGAGCGGATGGCCGCGATCAGGAAACCAGCCGAAAAGAAATAA